A stretch of the Ochrobactrum sp. BTU1 genome encodes the following:
- a CDS encoding acyl carrier protein — protein sequence MSSTFDKVADIIAETSELDRDTITPDSHTIDDLGIDSLDFLDIVFAIDKAFGIKIPLEQWTQEVNEGKAPTEEYFVLKNLCAKIDELVAAKKG from the coding sequence TTGTCCTCTACTTTTGACAAAGTCGCCGACATCATCGCCGAAACCAGCGAACTCGACCGTGACACCATCACGCCGGATAGCCATACCATCGACGATCTTGGCATTGACAGCCTCGACTTCCTCGACATCGTATTCGCTATCGACAAAGCTTTCGGCATCAAGATTCCGCTGGAACAGTGGACGCAGGAAGTTAACGAAGGCAAGGCTCCGACCGAAGAATACTTCGTTCTGAAGAACCTCTGCGCCAAGATTGACGAGCTGGTCGCAGCCAAGAAGGGCTGA
- a CDS encoding beta-ketoacyl-ACP synthase, with product MQSNKVVITGIGIISSLGEGLDAHWNAFSKAGTEPRLEKENFAPYTVHPLGEVDWGLQIPKRGDQRQMETWQRLGTYAAGLALDDAGIKNDEALCASMDMIVGAGGGERDITVDMQILEEGRTSNNRGVMLNEKLSTELRPTLFLAQLSNLLAGNISIVHKVTGSSRTFMGEEGSGIAAIETAAARIRSGQSTHALVGGSYNSEHFDMILGHELGGLLKHDGWTSLWEREGSAGGGMISGSGGVFLVLESADHAQKRGARAYAEIASIESAQIRRDAADLAKTVHELVLAANGGAEPGYVVSGASGAHEATAAEKAALEGVSAAYRGVASLTGHLREAQFPLALALAAISVWKGEAFAPSGPSEKAIDGAVSEAIVTTIGATRAEGAAKLVRA from the coding sequence ATGCAGAGCAATAAAGTCGTCATAACCGGCATTGGCATCATCTCCTCGCTAGGCGAAGGACTGGATGCGCATTGGAACGCTTTCTCCAAGGCAGGTACTGAACCTCGCCTCGAAAAAGAAAACTTTGCGCCTTACACAGTTCATCCGCTTGGCGAAGTCGACTGGGGTTTGCAAATCCCCAAGCGTGGCGACCAGCGCCAAATGGAGACATGGCAGCGACTTGGAACCTATGCGGCAGGCTTGGCACTTGACGATGCAGGTATCAAAAACGACGAAGCGCTTTGCGCAAGCATGGATATGATCGTGGGTGCCGGTGGCGGCGAGCGCGACATTACTGTCGATATGCAGATCCTAGAAGAAGGTCGCACCAGCAACAATCGCGGTGTGATGCTCAACGAAAAGCTGTCGACGGAGCTGCGCCCTACCCTGTTTCTTGCCCAGCTTTCCAATCTGCTGGCAGGCAACATTTCCATCGTCCATAAAGTGACTGGTTCTTCCCGTACCTTCATGGGCGAAGAAGGTTCCGGCATCGCGGCGATTGAAACGGCTGCTGCACGTATTCGTTCAGGCCAGAGCACCCATGCGCTGGTCGGCGGCTCTTATAATTCCGAACATTTCGACATGATTCTCGGTCACGAGCTTGGCGGCTTGCTCAAGCACGACGGCTGGACATCGCTCTGGGAACGTGAAGGCAGCGCCGGTGGCGGCATGATTTCCGGCTCTGGCGGGGTTTTCCTCGTGCTCGAAAGCGCAGACCATGCGCAAAAACGCGGTGCACGCGCCTATGCAGAGATTGCCAGCATCGAAAGCGCGCAGATCCGCCGCGATGCGGCTGATCTTGCCAAAACCGTGCATGAATTGGTGCTCGCAGCCAATGGCGGCGCAGAGCCTGGCTATGTTGTCTCCGGCGCTTCCGGTGCACATGAAGCAACGGCCGCTGAAAAAGCAGCTCTTGAAGGCGTTTCAGCCGCATATCGCGGCGTTGCAAGCCTGACCGGCCACCTGCGCGAAGCGCAGTTCCCGCTGGCCTTGGCACTTGCAGCCATTTCCGTCTGGAAGGGCGAAGCGTTTGCTCCATCGGGCCCATCTGAGAAGGCCATAGACGGAGCCGTCAGTGAAGCCATCGTCACCACCATTGGCGCAACACGCGCTGAAGGTGCTGCAAAGCTGGTGAGAGCATAA